One window of the Cryptomeria japonica chromosome 7, Sugi_1.0, whole genome shotgun sequence genome contains the following:
- the LOC131078486 gene encoding high mobility group B protein 15, translating to MEVHSTASSSPQILSLFPQTTMETEQKMDLQANGLPGNRSGYAEYDLGSPTGAFLVHPPDQQVYPRVFQVEPPEQEVYPNVFKVDPPDQQVYPSALAEHEALLANPTYFYSLFNNFHASLGTRLTVPNIGGTELDLHLLYRQVTACGGLEQVIKERRWKEIAIALKLPSSIVNPSYVLRKHYGDLLYHLEQVYYFGAQGQLAPPPGPLPAPCPSGKSIDNAISYYPQVNQDQSRKRKKKKTDPSDIYGVDPGASIGQIVTGSIDKKVDNGYLVTVVVGSEKLKGVMYHVPTENTVQQYAVVPGLMSNVGCEMNAPGLEVQVTDKKKELVRKRDPNAPRRSRNGYNFFYVEQLARFKESYAQTDHQIKKMVIDMWNRLSEEEKLPYIERGQQDTKRYKIEMKAYAEKMKSQASSEGYNGDNALEVTDQQTEGNGMASYFNDVSYDYHVSLEAEADTTSFHTHPQQELPSRVIGVPATDHEAYSGEDGNVYSVPFPQPQISESELRNSSGLQQTNEASGDPCCYQTESNACQPGFVPCSMTSEQLYWMQSTQSYNLQNDGQTLTLYPPNPFS from the exons ATGGAGGTGCATTCTACTGCTTCATCTTCCCCTCAGATTTTAAGCCTTTTCCCTCAGACAACAATGGAAACAGAGCAGAAAATGGATCTTCAGGCAAATGGGTTGCCAGGAAACCGAAGTGGGTATGCGGAATATGATTTGGGGTCACCCACAGGAGCATTTCTTGTGCACCCACCTGACCAGCAGGTATACCCGAGAGTGTTTCAGGTGGAACCGCCGGAGCAGGAAGTGTACCCAAATGTGTTTAAGGTCGACCCACCTGACCAACAGGTTTATCCGTCTGCTCTGGCGGAGCATGAGGCATTGCTGGCCAATCCTACATACTTCTACAGCTTGTTCAACAATTTCCATGCATCTCTTGGAACCAGGCTAAC AGTACCTAATATAGGTGGCACAGAATTAGACCTCCATTTATTGTATAGACAAGTCACTGCATGTGGAGGGCTTGAGCAG gttatcaaggagaGAAGGTGGAAAGAAATAGCAATTGCTTTAAAACTCCCAAGCTCTATTGTAAATCCTTCATATGTACTTCGCAAACATTATGGAGATCTGCTTTACCATCTTGAACAAGTTTATTATTTTGGAGCACAGGGGCAACTTGCACCCCCTCCTG GTCCATTGCCTGCTCCTTGTCCTTCTGGGAAGTCCATTGACAACGCAATTTCATACTATCCTCAAGTTAATCAAGATCAGtcaagaaagagaaagaaaaagaagactgATCCCTCTGACATCTATGGAG TGGATCCTGGTGCTTCCATTGGGCAAATTGTTACAGGATCCATTGATAAAAAAGTTGATAATGGATACTTGGTTACTGTAGTAGTAGGTTCAGAAAAGCTTAAAGGTGTTATGTATCATGTTCCAACAGAAAATACAGTCCAACAATATGCAGTTGTGCCAGGGCTGATGTCCAATGTAGGTTGTGAGATGAATGCCCCTGGACTAGAGGTACAAGTGACTGATAAAAAGAAAGAACTCGTACGTAAAAGAGATCCCAATGCTCCTCGTCGATCAAGAAATGGGTACAATTTCTTTTATGTTGAGCAACTTGCTAGGTTCAAAGAGAGTTATGCACAGACAGATCATCAAATTAAAAAAATGGTGATTGATATGTGGAACAGACTTTCAGAGGAGGAAAAATTG CCATATATTGAACGGGGACAGCAAGATACAAAAAGGTACAAGATAGAGATGAAAGCATATGCAGAGAAGATGAAATCTCAAGCCTCCAGTGAAGGCTACAATGGTGACAATGCTCTGGAGGTTACTGATCAGCAGACTGAAGGAAATGGTATGGCTTCGTACTTTAATGATGTTAGCTATGATTACCATGTGTCGCTGGAAGCAGAAGCAGATACCACTTCTTTCCATACACATCCTCAGCAAGAACTTCCCTCCAGGGTAATAGGAGTTCCCGCCACAGATCATGAAGCATATTCTGGTGAAGATGGGAATGTGTATTCAGTGCCTTTTCCACAACCACAGATTTCCGAGTCAGAGCTCCGGAACTCTAGTGGCTTACAGCAGACAAATGAAGCTTCTGGTGATCCCTGCTGCTACCAAACTGAGTCAAATGCTTGTCAACCAGGTTTTGTTCCATGTTCAATGACATCAGAGCAATTGTATTGGATGCAAAGTACACAGTCATATAATCTCCAAAATGATGGACAGACCTTAACTCTCTATCCCCCAAATCCTTTCAGTTAG